In a genomic window of Nitrospinota bacterium:
- a CDS encoding fumarate hydratase — protein sequence MRQIDCKDITEAVARMCMDANTDLGSDVVAAFKAGLEKEASPVGKAVFKALLTNADIARTEKVPMCQDTGFTVIFAEIGQDVHIDGGSFTEAVNAGVRKGYEQGFLRKSICDPFTRANTKDNTPAVIITDIVEGDKLKLTVAPKGGGSENMSRVMMLTPSGGKKAVMDYIVQRCQEAGSNPCPPVIVGACIGGTPEKAAILAKKALLRKIGAVNPDPELAEMEKELLTRINNLGMGPQGLGGLVYAMAVHLEKHPCHIASLPLAVNICCHASRHKEVTL from the coding sequence ATGAGACAGATTGATTGCAAGGACATAACCGAGGCGGTGGCCAGGATGTGCATGGACGCCAACACAGACCTGGGGAGTGACGTGGTGGCGGCGTTCAAGGCAGGTCTTGAAAAAGAGGCATCACCAGTCGGCAAGGCGGTATTCAAGGCGTTGCTCACCAACGCCGATATCGCCAGGACCGAAAAGGTCCCCATGTGCCAAGACACGGGATTCACCGTGATTTTCGCGGAGATCGGGCAGGATGTGCATATTGACGGCGGATCTTTCACCGAAGCGGTGAACGCCGGGGTCCGCAAGGGGTATGAACAGGGTTTCCTGCGAAAGTCCATCTGCGATCCTTTCACAAGGGCGAACACGAAGGACAACACTCCGGCAGTGATCATCACGGATATAGTTGAAGGGGACAAATTAAAGCTCACCGTGGCCCCAAAGGGGGGCGGGTCCGAAAACATGTCCCGGGTGATGATGCTCACCCCGTCCGGGGGCAAAAAAGCTGTGATGGACTATATCGTCCAGCGATGCCAGGAGGCCGGGTCCAACCCCTGCCCGCCGGTGATCGTGGGCGCCTGCATCGGGGGCACGCCGGAAAAGGCCGCCATTCTCGCAAAGAAAGCGTTGCTCCGGAAAATCGGCGCGGTGAATCCCGACCCGGAGCTGGCCGAGATGGAAAAAGAGCTTTTGACACGGATAAACAACCTTGGCATGGGCCCTCAGGGGCTCGGCGGGCTGGTGTACGCCATGGCGGTGCACCTTGAAAAACATCCGTGCCATATCGCCAGCCTGCCGCTGGCGGTCAATATCTGCTGCCACGCCAGCCGCCACAAGGAGGTGACGTTATGA